One region of Corvus moneduloides isolate bCorMon1 chromosome 1, bCorMon1.pri, whole genome shotgun sequence genomic DNA includes:
- the PPP1R3G gene encoding protein phosphatase 1 regulatory subunit 3G has translation MASPARPRQELAAEERRLRGAAPTVPRDAKREAAGERLVLLELRRCGRPPSPGPGERQEEGEEEEEEGEAAAGEDCCGKCKKRVQFADSLGLSLASVKHFSDAEEPQVPPAALSHLQSPPGEERDPPPPGADPPPPALLLVPDFPDGGEPSAERLRRQRVCLERLGRPAAPTDVRGTVQVLGGPGPKEVTVRYTFNEWLSFVDVPAAPLPPDPPAERYCFTLCVPPSLREGSALHFAIRYRSPQGEFWDNNGGRNYTLRCCGCPGGGPAPPAAAPPAPAAPRY, from the coding sequence ATGGCGAGCCCCGCACGCCCGCGGCAAGAGCTGGCGGCGGAggagcggcggctccgcggcGCGGCCCCGACGGTGCCCCGCGACGCCAagcgggaggcggcgggggaGCGGCTGGTATTGCTGGAGCTGCGCCGCTGCGGACGGCCGCCGTCCCCCGGCCCCGGCGAgcggcaggaggagggggaggaggaggaagaggagggggaggcagcGGCGGGCGAAGATTGTTGCGGCAAGTGCAAGAAGCGGGTGCAGTTCGCTGACTCGCTGGGGCTGAGCCTCGCCAGCGTCAAGCACTTCAGCGACGCCGAGGAGCCGCAGGTGCCGCCCGCCGCGCTGTCGCACCTGCAGAGCCCGCCCGGCGAGGAGCGAgacccgccgccgcccggcgccgaccccccgccgcccgcgctgCTCCTGGTGCCCGACTTCCCCGACGGCGGGGAGCCCAGCGCCGAGCGGCTGCGGCGGCAGCGCGTCTGCCTGGAGCGCCTGGGGCGGCCCGCGGCGCCCACCGACGTGCGAGGCACGGTGCAAGTGCtgggcggccccggccccaaGGAAGTGACGGTGCGCTACACCTTCAACGAGTGGCTCTCCTTCGTGGACGTCCCGGCCGCGCCCCTGCCCCCCGACCCGCCGGCCGAGCGCTACTGCTTCACCCTGTGCGTCCCGCCGAGCCTGCGGGAGGGCTCGGCCCTGCACTTCGCCATCCGCTACCGCAGCCCCCAGGGCGAGTTCTGGGACAACAACGGCGGCCGCAACTACACGCTGCGGTGCTGCGGCTGCcccgggggcggccccgcgccgcccgccgccgccccgccggcccccgccgccccccgctaCTGA